Part of the Polyangiaceae bacterium genome, CGTCGCTCTGGCACGCTGCTCCGCTGGCGCACGGCTGGCCCCCGGGGTGGCAGACCTCCCGGCGCGTCGAGCCGACGATGGGATCGCTCGTGCACTTCTCGCGGCATTCGACCACATCCCAGGTCGAGCTGGTCAGCCCGCGCTCGGCGCAGCAGATCTTGCCGGACGGGCAGTCCTCGGGGCCGTCGCACTTGATCTCCAGAGCGTCGCAGAGAATGCCGCTGCACTTGCAGGGGTTCGAGAGCGCCGCGTTCGAACAATACAGGGCAGCGCCTTCGGGCTTGCAGCAGGCGTCGCCGGCACTGAACGCGCAGGTCAACGCGCCACAGTGACCGGTGCCGACGCCGCTCGCTCCACCAGCGCCGCCCGTTCCGCCGCTCGCGCCGGCGTCCGTCGCGCCGCCACCGTCGCTCGGCGCGCCGCCGCTCGCCCCGGCCGACCCCGAGGCGCCTCCGCTCGACGTGCCACCTTGTCCGGCCCCGGCGCTGCCCCCGCTCGGCGCCCCACCGCTGCCCCCGCTCGTGCCGCCGCTGGCGCTCGCGCCCGCGGCGCCGCCGCTGCCCTTACCGAACAACCCGCCCTCGTCGCCGCCGCCGCAAGCCGCGAGCGCAACGCCGATTGCCAAGAGGCACGGACGCGCGAGGACCGCCATCGCCCGACAATAGTGGCGCGAACCCTGCTCCGGGGCAACTCGAGCTGTACACTCCCGCGCGTGGACTACGTCGGTCGCATCTTTCGCCCACCGAGCGAGGCCCAGAGCCTGCTGCTCCAGGTCACCATCGGCTGCAGCCACAACCGCTGCGCGTACTGCGACATGTACCGTGACAAGCAGTTCCGCCCGAAGCCCTGGGAGAGCGTGGCGAGAGATCTCGCCGAGGCCGAGGGACTCGGCCCCAGGTTCTCGCGTGTGTTCCTGTGCGACGGGGACGCGCTGATCCTCTCGACCGATCGCCTGCTCCAGATCCTCGGCGCCGTGCGCGAGAAGCTCCCGTGGGTCGAGCGCGTCGGCTGCTACGGCGACACGCGCAGCGTCGGCCGGAAGAGCCCGGCGGAGCTCGCCGAGCTTCGCGCGGCGGGCCTCGGCATCGTGTACCACGGGGTCGAGAGCGGCAACGACGAGGTCTTGACCTTCATCGACAAGGGTGGAACCTCCGCCGAGTGCGTCACGACAGCGGACAAGCTCCGCGACGCCGGCATCGTCCACTCGGTCATCGTGCTGCTCGGCATCGGCGGCACGCGGCTCTCCGCGGCGCACGCCCGGGACACGGCGAGCTTGCTCACCGCCATGGACCCGCCCTACGTGGGGGCGCTGACCACCACCGTGGTGCCCGGCACGCCCCTCGCGCGCGCCGAGGAGCGCGGCGACTTCACCCTGCCGGGCAAGTTCGGCCTGCTCGGCGAGCTGCTCACGCTGGTGCGGGACAGCAGTCTTTCGAAGTGCCGGTTCTCCTCCAACCACGCCAGCAACTACCTGCCGGTGCGGGCGGAGCTGCCGAGAGACAAGCGGGAGCTGGTGCAGATCCTGGAGGCGGTGATCGCGGAGGGCGACGAGTCGCGGCTCAAGCCGGAGTGGATGCGCGGGCTGTGACTGAGCCTACTCAGCACTTCTCGGCGAAGGTCAACATGTACTGGTAAGGCAGACCGTCGAAGGCCTTGCACTTCTGGTAGCCCGCCCCGCCCATCTCCTTGATCACGACCTCCGGCGCGAGCTTGTGGTCGTCCGGCGGGCCCACCGGGAACTTCCCCAACTTGAAGTCCACCACCACCACGCGTCCGCCGCTGGCCAGCCGCTCGCGCACGCGCCGGAAGTAGTCCGGGCGCTCGCCGATGTGGTGGTACGTGTCCACCACCAGCACCACGTTCACGCCGGGCGGCAGCTTGGGATCGGACGCGGTGCCGAGCACTGGCTCCACATTGGCGGTGCCCTCGCGCTCCGCGCGCTTCTTCATGTGCTCGACCAGGCTGGGCTCGATGTCGATGGCGAAGACCTT contains:
- a CDS encoding radical SAM protein encodes the protein MDYVGRIFRPPSEAQSLLLQVTIGCSHNRCAYCDMYRDKQFRPKPWESVARDLAEAEGLGPRFSRVFLCDGDALILSTDRLLQILGAVREKLPWVERVGCYGDTRSVGRKSPAELAELRAAGLGIVYHGVESGNDEVLTFIDKGGTSAECVTTADKLRDAGIVHSVIVLLGIGGTRLSAAHARDTASLLTAMDPPYVGALTTTVVPGTPLARAEERGDFTLPGKFGLLGELLTLVRDSSLSKCRFSSNHASNYLPVRAELPRDKRELVQILEAVIAEGDESRLKPEWMRGL
- a CDS encoding class I SAM-dependent methyltransferase, encoding MKSPLLLALASLILVQCGPPPSPLPAAGGEKEPAAAPPAHAGHHAEQHHAGAGEHPHGGHSAPTANHRFDDAERWSKVFDDPKRDAWQKPDEVVKELGLAPADVVADLGAGTGYFSGRLARAVPKGKVFAIDIEPSLVEHMKKRAEREGTANVEPVLGTASDPKLPPGVNVVLVVDTYHHIGERPDYFRRVRERLASGGRVVVVDFKLGKFPVGPPDDHKLAPEVVIKEMGGAGYQKCKAFDGLPYQYMLTFAEKC